From BD1-7 clade bacterium, a single genomic window includes:
- the dsbD_2 gene encoding Thiol:disulfide interchange protein DsbD: MRIILQTLLNGLFLSLCLSLSQAQAQTLGPLLKPLDNIDNAETFLDVDVAYVPDHVIEGDRLILRWQIADGYYLYRHGFNFNWEDQGRWNADQMAIERGLEKSDEFFGSVETYRNGIQVAIPLDEIDQQDFSVTIQGCADKGLCYPPRKLSYTADQAKQLVSDTRAQELAEKTNTEQPDAGNPAPQNPATTDWQLVLLAWVSAFFGGMILNLMPCVFPVLSIKVFQLVQHTETTEAKRQSLAYLAGSVVSFVTVAAIMLAVRASGSAVGWGFQLQNPWFVGLLIYLFFALGLSMSGFWHFGERFMGTGQSLTTKQGAKGAFFTGVLAVLVASPCTAPFMGSALGVALTQPAWVSLTIFAALGTGMAFPLAIIGFAPALARLLPKPGAWMNTFKELFAFPLYATAIWLTWVLANQAGSNAVALILTGCLLTTLTLWAWQRQGHVYRTVGLVALITALYLPFSSLFHQGAIVSNAHADQDHVVFSEKALEAYRQRGDAVFVDLTADWCITCLANEARVLNTEEVRNTMKENNITLMIGDWTDYDEEITHYINRFGRNGIPLYVYYPAGKGSEPIVLPQILQSEHLISVLNETP, from the coding sequence ATGCGAATCATTTTACAAACGCTGCTTAACGGCTTGTTTTTGAGCCTGTGCCTGAGTTTATCTCAGGCGCAGGCTCAAACATTGGGGCCACTTTTAAAGCCTCTCGACAACATAGATAACGCAGAAACATTTTTGGATGTTGACGTTGCCTATGTGCCTGATCATGTCATTGAGGGTGACCGTTTGATTCTGCGCTGGCAGATTGCAGACGGCTACTATCTGTATCGCCATGGCTTTAACTTCAACTGGGAGGACCAAGGTCGCTGGAATGCTGACCAGATGGCGATTGAACGAGGCTTAGAGAAGTCGGATGAATTCTTTGGCTCCGTTGAAACCTATCGAAACGGTATTCAGGTCGCCATACCATTGGATGAAATTGACCAGCAGGATTTTAGTGTCACCATTCAGGGTTGTGCCGACAAAGGGCTCTGTTATCCGCCGCGAAAACTCAGCTATACCGCAGACCAAGCAAAACAGCTGGTCAGCGACACTCGAGCCCAGGAACTCGCAGAGAAAACAAACACCGAGCAACCCGATGCTGGTAATCCGGCACCGCAAAATCCCGCCACAACGGATTGGCAGCTCGTACTCCTTGCGTGGGTAAGTGCCTTTTTCGGCGGTATGATTTTGAACCTGATGCCGTGTGTTTTTCCAGTTCTTAGTATCAAAGTATTTCAACTGGTACAACACACAGAAACCACTGAAGCCAAACGTCAAAGTCTCGCGTATCTGGCCGGCTCCGTGGTGAGCTTTGTCACCGTTGCAGCCATTATGTTAGCTGTTCGCGCTAGCGGCAGCGCAGTTGGCTGGGGGTTTCAGCTACAAAATCCATGGTTTGTTGGTCTGTTGATCTATTTGTTCTTCGCACTAGGCCTGAGCATGTCGGGGTTTTGGCATTTTGGTGAACGTTTTATGGGCACAGGCCAATCGCTAACCACGAAGCAAGGGGCCAAAGGTGCATTCTTTACCGGCGTCCTGGCGGTATTGGTAGCCAGCCCGTGTACAGCACCATTTATGGGCTCTGCCCTTGGTGTCGCGCTGACACAACCAGCCTGGGTATCGCTAACAATTTTCGCAGCGCTGGGCACCGGTATGGCGTTTCCCCTAGCAATAATCGGGTTTGCTCCTGCACTCGCACGCTTATTGCCGAAACCGGGTGCGTGGATGAATACCTTCAAAGAGCTCTTTGCATTCCCGCTGTACGCTACCGCTATCTGGCTAACCTGGGTGCTGGCAAATCAGGCTGGCTCTAACGCCGTCGCCCTGATATTAACTGGCTGCTTACTTACCACATTGACACTATGGGCCTGGCAGCGTCAGGGGCATGTGTATCGCACTGTTGGATTAGTAGCGCTGATTACTGCGTTATATTTGCCATTTTCTTCGCTGTTTCATCAAGGCGCGATAGTGAGTAATGCGCATGCCGATCAAGACCATGTCGTATTCTCCGAAAAGGCCCTTGAAGCTTACCGCCAACGTGGTGACGCCGTATTTGTCGATCTCACCGCAGATTGGTGCATCACCTGCCTCGCCAATGAAGCCCGCGTGCTGAATACGGAAGAAGTCAGGAACACCATGAAGGAAAACAACATTACCTTGATGATTGGTGACTGGACTGACTACGACGAAGAGATCACACACTATATCAATCGCTTCGGCCGTAACGGCATCCCTTTATACGTGTACTACCCAGCTGGCAAGGGCTCAGAGCCGATCGTGTTACCGCAAATACTGCAATCTGAGCATCTCATCAGCGTCTTGAACGAAACACCATAA